ATGGTTGGCATAAATTCTCTGAGAATCTGCAGGTcgttcatttaaattaaatacaatttctaaAAACGCTTTCCGTGTGTGAAGTACTGCAAACCCCTGATCTAAGGGTTAAAAATAACCACCAGAAAACCggtttgtttgctttaaaatgttaattgaGGTGTTGAGATTgtcataatatttttaaatatttgtcaatgtgtttgttttgtgacaCCTGAAAGGCTGCGTCTATAAGTGACGCACATGAATTGAGGTGAACTGACTGGAACTTCCAGTCTGTGAGTTGTGTGAGAAATAGTTTATGGTCTTTGACTGTATTGACACTTTCACTTCCttactttacaaaaacaatgacttactcttcattttagtttgtataaataatattttcatgcACAGTTTTTCTGTAAAGACCAAATACACATTGAATACCTTGAACAGCATTGTATCTACTATCTTGATAAGGATTTCAGGACCTACTGTTTTAATTTACTTGGTCCAAACTAAATTCAGGAACCAGAACATTCTTCTGGAGTCGCTTTTTGTActgttttgaaatattaattttcagTCATCCCTCTCTGTCTCAGAAATGTCAGACAAGGTTGTCAGACCTGCTTCCCCCTCTCCTTCTATCTCGCTCCTGGAGATAAAAGCGGAGACGCGTTTGGTGCTAAAGTCTCTCCTTCGTCATTCTCTCTCTATTGCTCAAGGAGAGCGACCCGGACGGATAGGAGGTGCATACAAAGACCCTAATAAATTCAGGTGactcaaaaatgtttaatgcataCAGATATCAGAATTCAAACTGATATCAACATTCATATCAAAATGTTGGGACGTGGCAAAATAATTTTGCAAGTGGTGTAAAAATATACAACAATATCAAACATATACAACAATATATATCATGAAACATTGGCTTACTTACAGAAGATAGATGTTTATCGTAGATGTGGGTAATTTCTGAAACGCAGTACCTTTCAAAATGGAATTTCTTGTGTCGTAATTTAAGAAAGTATTACAGGATTCATTATCTTATCTGGTTTAGGGTcttacattcaattcattttactttgtttCCTTAATGGTGAGAAATTAACAGCATGAAACCAAATAGTGTGGGAATGAAAAGCTAAAGTAAAGCTATTGGTATCAGTCCAGTGATGACAGTGAATCTGCTGGCCCGTTTAAGAGTTACATGATGGTATTTCAACCTCTAGGTGTTGGTCGCAATACAGGGTAAAGAGACTTCCAGCCGTCAGACCAACTCGCAAACCAAAGAACATCAAGTTCATTTTCATGGatttattgttcaaaataaatctgaagagtttggtttcattgaaaaaaaggaaaatggatGTACAGACAGACAGGTCTTCATTCATTCAAAGCTCGTCTTGGTGGACCCCTGGcccaaaataacaaacaaaacaattctaGAAAGTAAAAGGGGAAAATAACTAAGGTGTTaagatgaaaagaaaacacagaaatttAACCATACATACAATAGTAGAAATAagcaatgtttctttttttagtgCCACTCTTAAAGAGAAGGGAAAGAAAGATGCAAATGGCTGGGACTCTTTGGATGAGGAGATCAGTGCTGCAGAGGAGAAGAAACATGGAAttaaagatttaataaaaaggaGACTGAAGCCCCGTTCATCCATGATCCATCGTGCAAAGAAAGACGGCAGCACTGGCTCGACTCAAATCAACCCCCTGCAGAAAAAGCCTCAGTCTGGACATTTAGATATACCTTTGAGTTTAACTGGGAAATCAGAGGTAAAAACACAACTGGGATTGATGTGGCTGTAAAAAGTGGAGCTAATAGACAAAAAATGTCCTTAATAGGAAAGGATTGAAAATGcttttgtgtctgtttaaaacatgtactgtatgtgttctTATATTTCCTCAGGAAGAGAGATTATCTCCATCCTCTGCATCTGAGGAGGAAGGTGACAGAAAAGGAGCAGAAAagcagaagaaaaagaagaagaagctGACATTTTCTGAAATTCTCAAAAAAGTGTCATTCAAAAAAGAAGAGCCACGACCACAACGGCCGGACTCACTGGCTTTCAAAGGTGCTGCAGGTTTTCCAGAACCTGCAGAACCAGCTGTTTCACCCTGTAAGTTTCAgacaaaagttatttttaaactaaGCACAACAAGGCCCTAAATTCACACTTATTCTGCTtacatacagtatctcacagaagtgagtacactcCTCAcatttaagtaaatattttattatatctttacacatgacaacactgaagaaataaaaCTTGGCTACAATGTtaagtgagtgtacagcttgtataacagtgtaaatttgctgtcccctcaaaataactaaACACATATTAATgtccattaatgtctaaaccggtGGCAACATAAGTGAGTACACCCTTAAgtaaaaatgtccaaattaGGCCCTAAGTATAACTGTGCAGAATTAATCGCGATTACCAATAAATCATGCTGAAATAGAGCTGGCTGCGATTATGCAAGGCATcgataatatttttatgtaaacatctaTCTAAAAGCAgagtttgagtcgcttataacgtgcatttaaaaaagcaaaacccgtcaaacatgatcatataaatatactttattatcatgaaaatacctgaggcGGTTTGAGGAACAGTGGTAAAAACATGTCCTTAGGCATGTCCTAGAACTATGTGTGTTATGCTCTTCTTTCTGCAGTCCATATTTGGATTTTCTGCACAGGGTTTCGGGTGCAGAAGCAATATACTGTACTTCACTCACAGGATGTGCATAAATCACGTGATATATATTTTGGTTAATAGTGCACAGCCCTAGCCCAAAGCGTCAATATATTCtgtggccaccattattttTACAGCAACATCTTAACCCCCTTGGGCGAGGAGTTATTATTCACGTGTTGGTGCGGAGGCCCCGCGTCATAAGCAAACGTTTCAATGCTTCAGTGTTCGTTTTTTCAGAGAGTATTTTTGCTATCAGGAGCCATGTTGAACTTCAACtgaccagtatgagagagtgagagcgattacagcaaatttaacacacctgctccccattcacacctgagaccttgtaacactacgaatcacatgacaccaggaagggaaaatggctaattgtgcccaatttggacattttcacttagttATTTTGAGGgaacagcaaatttacactgttatacaagctgtttACTCACTACTTTATgttgtagcaaagtgtcatttcttcagtgttgtcacatgaaaacatatactaaaatattaacaaaaagaTATTcccacttctgtgagatactgtatgtatatatacacagaataacacgcatatatttttatatatttcgaAATGTGTGCGTCTATGGCCTTTTTATGTAACATATACACAGTATGCGTATATTGATGTGCTTAATTATGTCTTTTAGCCCATCCTCCTGAATTCTATGATGGTGTGGCAGACACTCTGGGAAGAATCGCACAGAAACACAGTTCACAAAGGAAATCTCCTGTTAAACCAGGGCCTGTGTCAATTGCATCAGAAGGTAAATGTACATTCTAGTTGTACTGTAACTGTACAGCAAAGCTTCTCAATTATTCTATAATTGGTGTTTGTATACTAAGCCGAATTCAGTGCTATAACAATAGCTTATTTTTCACTAGCCTCAAGGTTTTTTTTCACTTGTGTATTGTTTTATGGTTAGTTTACAGTTCTTCTTTGTTCACAGGCAAAAGCAAAGAGACCGTGGTTCAACAGCTAGTTCAGATATTGACGTCAGAGGGAGATGCTATCAATGATAAGGTAATGATCTtcccaaaaaataattataggGAGCACTAACAAACTCAATTCCTTTCTTCCTATCTCCCAAAAATAtcttgtattttgtttgtttatcattgtTTCTCATTATCTTTTTGATTGCTGTTGATTGCTCCAGATAAGCGCAAACCCATTCCTTCGCTCCACCCTCACTCGGCTCTCCTACCCATCCTTTGCCAAACTCCTCGACGCTTACGCCAGTCAGAGCGAGGAACCGCCCCTTAATGCCCCGGTTAGCCCTACACTGCGCCGCCTCGCCATCACTATGGACGCGTCTCGACGAGTCATCACAGCAACCGGAGCTCAGCGTTTGACAGGGCACGCTCAACGCTACATGGAGAGCTTTGCACCCTGGGTCAGGAGTCATGGAGGATGGGTAAGCAGGTTTTACTTTATACTTGCAAAAGTTAGGAGCAGAGATATTCAGTGTTTTACGAACAGggtgcttttataaaataagtcTGATTTGTAAATGCTCTAACATCCAGAAGGTGGCAGTGTTCTGTAAAGTAAGCTGTTTCTTTGTTTCACAGGAAAACGTTGTACACTTGGATGACAACCTGGAGTACGATTGACCTAAAGTAAAAAATGCCCTGCTGATCATGTAGCACAACCTCTATGAGGAAAAGCAGAACTGAACATCCACGTGAACTGACACTATTGAGCATTACGTTTTCGTGctgatgtatttattattttttacttccCATGTTGTGAATTTTTATTGTGCAGTTTTATACCAAAATACATGGTGCCAAACAtcttttgttgtttcatttattttgctttcattaCCTTAACAGACATATAATGCAACAAAATGGCCAACAAATCACTAGTTCGATCCTTATTTCCAAAGATATAAACACAGATCAGCTCGCTCATCATTTCCACTTATAGGAGATTGGCTTTGATcaagcagaagaaagaatgcaATAATACTGTTTACTTTTTCCACCTACTCTGTACATTCACCctatattcattcattcacacatCTATTTAGCATTGACCCAGGTAAATAAATTTAGGAGAGAGTTAGCAGAACTTCTCTTTGTAAGTGCAACACTAATTTCTTCATATCATGTGTAGTATCTCTATAAGGCAGATTTCTCAGTCCGATTAAACATtcattatatattcatttatctgTGTAAGAGCCCCTGGCGGAATGGTGTGAAGGAAGTGTCAGTCCATGTATTTTTCTGCCCGTAATATCTGGCAGTACATCAGCATGGAAAATACCAGAGCCAGTATCTAGAGGGAGAAAATGCAGTTTGGCGTTACAGCCCAACACGCATGACATTCTTATTCACAATAATCGCTCTCATGGGGCACGTAAGTGTACCTGAACGATTCCAATGCAGATTCCGAATCCAAGCACGGAGGTGATGTTGGCCAGCAGCCAGTTCTTGGCCTTCTCATAGCATGGCTAAGATAGATGAAAAGGTAAGAATATGAAGTATTCGGATAATTAATGTAATGCTGTACATTTAGttgtatgaaaacaaatatgttcTGGTAAGTGGTGGTATTTTGGAATATGTGGAACTTAGCTGACCACACCATTAACTCACCTCTTCCCATCGATGACAGGGACCAATACTGTCCCTGCAGCATGAGTGAGGAAGTTCTCCATTGAATGTATTATTGTGCCAGTCGGTGTGGTTGCTGACCCCACAGCACTTAAACTGAAAGAGATAGAAACTATTAATTACATTCAAGATATTCACTTGCAGTGTACGACCGTATCAAATCCAACTTACAATTTTCTGCATGTTGTCCCAGGATTTTTTCAGcccttcatttttattatagtcTTTCATTCCCTCTTTCAGATCATCCTTAGCTTTCATGTCCAACTACATGGACAAAacagagggaaagagagagggacaAATAAACAGGAAGTAGAAGGCAAAGTGCTTTCCTGACAGGAAAGGCGAAAGTATTTGCAGACCTTAGACGTTAAACTCTCACCTCTTCATGAAAGATGCTCAAAATTAGAATCAGAGTTACTTCAGTCAGGACAAGGAGCAGGAGAATCACAAAAAACTACAggaaagttaaataaaatattaagattgaagtacagtatactgtatttttttttatacattaattATTCTTATACTAAGTATTTTGATGTGTACGCAGATTTTAGTGACATCAGAAGGGATTTGGGTAACTTACCGTCATCAGTAGACATCTCTGTTCTTTCAGAGCACCAAGGCATCCGAGAAAACCTGTTACCATGGTGACACCACCAGCGACAAGCAATAGATTGGCAGCAGAGAGTGAAGGGAAGGACAACGGTAGAGATGAAAACTCGGACTGAGTGAAGGTGAGCCACACCCCAACACCAAACAAGCCACAACCCCCCAACTGTACAAACAAGCACAGGTATAGAAACATCAGGGTACATAAATGCCTACACAGCTCATTTTTAACTAGTTTGTCTATATTGGAATTTTTTGGATTCAGAGATGAAAGTGGTATTTTAATTCTATGATGCCAGAGCAAACGTTATAGTAGAGCTGACGAAATCATGACAGATTTGGCATTTGTGGTTGAATTTTTCCATTTTACCGGTGGTGAACAGAACATGTATGAGCTGACCGACTGATACTTAACAGAACCCTGGAAACAGTAAAGGAGTTAGTACTAACCCAAAAGATGAGGTTGAAGACAAACATGAGATATTTCACACAGCAGAGGCAACCTCGTGACGCAGCCATTCTGAATTATAAAGAAACAGACATAGTGACATCAAAAGACAACACACTTTTGTGAATTTTGTGCAACTTTCAGAAAGGAAGTGCTGTTTCCAGGCAGGAAGAAACCACCCTTGTGTTGTACTGCTGATAGGACTAAGTCATAACTAAACcatttcttttcattgtttAGGTATCTTCTATAGCCTACTTTAAACTCACAGAATGTAGTGGAAATTTACTGATAAAGTcaatttgttaataaacatttgtgaccAGAAGAAATCATTATCATGTTGGTGGTTATTATTTTTCCCTGGTTATTATTAACAGAATTTGACATCTTGATGTATGatggataaaaatgtaaacataaagcCCCTTTAAAGTTGCGCAGAACATGTGATTTCATTGGTAtgcttgtattggttttgtaaATTGAGCCCATATGTTTGTGTAAATTCAACGGGAGTCTATGAATGTGAGATCATTGAAACCTAATCCAACATTCAATACAAAATCAAAAACACAGCCACATAAACTTATGCATATTATTGATCATTGGAGCCGTGATTTCTGTGGTCTGGTGGTTTTGCTTCATCAATCTGAAGTACTGTATTTGAGTTAAAATGATGGATGTGATTTCAGttcataaacaacacaaatgtttgtatttaatatgTTCAGTATTTAACCaaaaagcaaagaaatgtacttTACCTTTGAATAGATGGAGAACAAAACAATGACTTGGAATTCGAAAGTTTCCAGGAATATAGTGGAGCTCTCACTTTGTCCTAAATCCTAAACGTCTTGTATTGTCTTTTGTCGTTTTGTACTGATGAAATTCATGAGATTGTATTCggtttatttatatgttaatgttttCTGCTCTAGTTCTTTGGATTCTTGACGCAACAGGAGCCATAAAAGCTTAAGTGAAGTTGTAAAGATGAAAAGTTAGTCCTCTGGTTTAAGATATAGAAAATCTTTCACACACAGTTGTTCCTTTTTGGTTTTTATATCCTTCAAGTTCCCGTCCTTTGTCACCAGAATTCCTCTTGTTATTCCAAAAGTCACTGTCCTTTTTagaaaatacagaattttaTAAAGTAAAGTATTTATTTGGTAGTGTATTTATGTCCCCTAAGTCTTTATAACTACTTTTTAAGTTGTCTTAGACTTTCTGTCTGACTTTCTATCGGTTATTTTCCAACTCTGTTCCAAATAACTTCCAGATGTATCTATCAGCCctcccctctttctctctctctctctctgtctctctctctctctctctcctcccctccTCCTACTGGTCTCTAGAGAATCCATTCTTTTCCAAGACCCTCCTCCCCGTGTTGAATCTTTCTCCCTCTCAAGTCTCTTTCTCTTGGACTCTTGAGTCTAAACAATCCTGATGGATGTGCTGATAATAAGCTGGGCAGCAGATACACATTTTAGGATTTGCTGTGATCGgggtctttttttgtgttttattttgatcttCATTacactaaaaacacacaaatatccTTTTTGTAACCCCAATCCCTTTTCTCTATAGCAAACAACTGTACATGTTATTATTACAAAGCATTGTTATATTTACCAATGAACATGGTAAAGGACGGATCTTTGTAAAACTGACTCTTGCATTTAGGAGCTCACTGTACTGTAaccttttattaaatgtaatttaaatgtaaaacaaatgttttgttagtGATCATTGGAATGTTGTAAACGTTGTCAGGAGCACCATCTGCTGGTCATGTACTCTGGTGCATTAGATTGGTTTGGTTTTTTCTTATATAGCACATGCCACTAGGGCTGcccaaagtgctgtacattaCATCAactgttcaaacacacacaaagaaaataaaaaataaaatattcctcTAAACACATACAGAAATACTTTAAGACACTACAGATAATACAACTCTCCTAAACCTGCTTAGAATGCCACAATACTTTGTCGGAGCCAACTTAATCAGGATCAGTCGACAAGCTAAGGAAATGCTTAGTCAAAGCCGATTTGAAGCGATAGAGAGTAAAAACAGCATGTATAGCTAACGGAAGGTTATTCCATAAACCAGGCCCTGCTATTGAGAAGGCCCGGTCCCCCTTCCTCTTTAATCTGGACAGAGGAACCTGTAGATTTCTTCCCGGTTTATAGAGTGTGATCAAGTCTGACAAATATACTGGAGCAAGTCTATTAAGAGTTTTAAAAAGGACTTACACCTTAAAATCAATCCTATGGATCACCAGTAACCAATGCAATTGAGTTAAAATAGGGGTTATTCTGTCACTCCTCTTTCCTCCAGTCAATAATCTGACAGCTGCATTTTGCACAAACTGTAGCATATGTAATGCTGAGTGGGGCAGACCTAAGTACAGGGAATTGCAATAGTCCAGCCTGGTTTATACAAAAGCATGGATGATCTTCTCTAAATCACTCGTTGACAGCATAGGTTTTATCTTAGCTATCAACCGAATAAAATAGAAGCAAGTTTTCACCACTGAATTAACATGTTTCACAAGGTTCATCTCGGAGTCAAAAACAACACCCAAGTTTTTAGCATGAGTATGAATGTTACGAGACAGCGACCCTTGATGACTAGAGATTAGTGGATTGGAGTTTAAAGGTCCAAACACAATCACTTTGGTTTTAAACTCATTCAAGTGGAGAAAGTTCTTCGCCATCCATGCTTCTATTTCAGTTAGGCACTGGACCACTGTAGAGCAGGACTTATCCACTGGGTTTAGCAGGGCATACATTTGCGTGTCGTCAGCGTAGCAGTGATAGGTCATCCCTAATTTCCTAAAAATAGACCCCAAGGGTAACATATATAATGATActttcataatttaaaaaccaccatgtcattccaaacctgtatatgtctTTTTCTTCTATCattcacaaaataagatattttgagaaacgtcttggtttagtccgtggttttgtgtccacacaacaggagtcaataggggccaatgttgtatggttaccaacattcttaagaaAAAAAGCCTacatttttctccatttttctttcttttgattttggggACAAATATGATCTAAGATCATCTTGTCAGGTTTTTACACACGTTGTATGTTGCATGCCGTGAGAACAGAAATGTTGtagaaacacagagaaaagcACAACCTACAGAAAGCAACTCGCAACAGAAcgtatgaaatatttaaatatttccctTCATTATTTTCCTAGATTAGACCCATGAACTTTAACTGAAGCATATCTTTAAACTTTTGTTGAATAGTATTTAATCTTGGgattttgcatttaataaaaaaaaatagtgacATTTTATTACTTGACACAAATACTCTTTTTGAATTAGCTAATTTAAttgcatattttataaaatctcTTGTATCggtgaaaaataaaatttagaCAATGCAGGTCAAAACTACAGAAAGAGGAATAGAGAATCATAATTCATTCAATCATAATAAAATTAGATAACGCTTAATGGTGTGGTCCTAAtaatatcaaccacttggcaaaaacaggagagcctaataaattcagtcattattttgcattaaaaagtgtatttatgTTTCACTGTATCTAACTGAGaccaaatatattcataaatagATTTGTTTGTAGAAATGTTATGTAGTTCTTAATTATAGCTCAAATAAAGTAATTCAAATGGCCTGtgtgataaaaaaaacttcagTGAATATAATATCACACAGCAGTGGTGATACAGAATGTTTCTCCTCCATTCAGGATCTTCTCTCCATTACCTACTTTCTCATTTACTTCCTGTGTGTCCTTACTTCCCACTCTATTTCCCATGTTGTCCTCCTTCACATCCTCATCTATGTAAAGCAGAGGTTCTTGTTCCTCCCATTTCTTTGCCTCTTCAGTTCCTTCTCCGCCCAGTCCACCATTAGGTGTGTCATCTGTTTCCTGGGCAGAAAAAGTGCTGAGCACAATATCTTCTTCCGTGTTTCCATCACCAGGCATCAGAGCCCCCTGTACTCCTCCATCACATTCCACACCCTCTTCAGCCTCCAGATGCACAGGCCCTGCCCATGCATTGTTCTCCGCCCCCTTTTTCTTATTGGACCTTTTACTTTGTCCATTCCCGTACCCCGGGTCGAACTTACGCGACGCTTTTCTCTTTTGGATCAACAAAAGCATGCCTGCTAATAGCACACAAATAATGACACAAATAATGACAGCACACACTATGATTATTAAAAGCCAATTAGTATGGAAATGCAAGATACTTCCCATCCCAATTTCATCGGTGGTGGAAGGTGTGGAATGGGCGGAGAGTGAGTCATCTTCAGGTGTTGTGCGATCTAGTTCAGTAGATTCATAAAAAAACTGTGATGTAGAGAGtagagctgaagttgttgtcaTTGATGTAACATCAAGAGACGTGGTGTCCACTGCTTCTGTCGTGATTTCCACAGCTTGGAATGTGATGGGTGTCGACTCAATCATGTCTGTGGATTGTTTAGAAATGATGGTTGTGGGGTCGAGGGCTTTTGTTGAACTAGTAGTTATGGCAACTGTTGCTGTGGCGGTCTCATCTTTGTGATGTCCAGAACTGATCAGGTCAGCACTGGTAAGGCCACCAGTGGTTTCATGCAGACTCGTGCTTGGCAAGAAATCTGAAG
This region of Triplophysa dalaica isolate WHDGS20190420 chromosome 7, ASM1584641v1, whole genome shotgun sequence genomic DNA includes:
- the bcl2l12 gene encoding uncharacterized protein bcl2l12; translated protein: MSDKVVRPASPSPSISLLEIKAETRLVLKSLLRHSLSIAQGERPGRIGGAYKDPNKFSATLKEKGKKDANGWDSLDEEISAAEEKKHGIKDLIKRRLKPRSSMIHRAKKDGSTGSTQINPLQKKPQSGHLDIPLSLTGKSEEERLSPSSASEEEGDRKGAEKQKKKKKKLTFSEILKKVSFKKEEPRPQRPDSLAFKGAAGFPEPAEPAVSPSHPPEFYDGVADTLGRIAQKHSSQRKSPVKPGPVSIASEGKSKETVVQQLVQILTSEGDAINDKISANPFLRSTLTRLSYPSFAKLLDAYASQSEEPPLNAPVSPTLRRLAITMDASRRVITATGAQRLTGHAQRYMESFAPWVRSHGGWENVVHLDDNLEYD
- the tspan4b gene encoding tetraspanin-4, with the translated sequence MAASRGCLCCVKYLMFVFNLIFWLGGCGLFGVGVWLTFTQSEFSSLPLSFPSLSAANLLLVAGGVTMVTGFLGCLGALKEQRCLLMTFFVILLLLVLTEVTLILILSIFHEELDMKAKDDLKEGMKDYNKNEGLKKSWDNMQKIFKCCGVSNHTDWHNNTFNGELPHSCCRDSIGPCHRWEEPCYEKAKNWLLANITSVLGFGICIGIVQILALVFSMLMYCQILRAEKYMD
- the si:ch73-248e21.7 gene encoding mucin-2; its protein translation is MRLIFSTVLMSLVLGSCQSQEPDMTNTNAPITLSNNETVETTFSAESTSTVIPGNTVTKLIIDTDLVNSVPTQDYQTSTKIEATTAEVTIETVSVTEQTTPKSVPERTTPQEYTTLDLETVTTTALTESATSDFLPSTSLHETTGGLTSADLISSGHHKDETATATVAITTSSTKALDPTTIISKQSTDMIESTPITFQAVEITTEAVDTTSLDVTSMTTTSALLSTSQFFYESTELDRTTPEDDSLSAHSTPSTTDEIGMGSILHFHTNWLLIIIVCAVIICVIICVLLAGMLLLIQKRKASRKFDPGYGNGQSKRSNKKKGAENNAWAGPVHLEAEEGVECDGGVQGALMPGDGNTEEDIVLSTFSAQETDDTPNGGLGGEGTEEAKKWEEQEPLLYIDEDVKEDNMGNRVGSKDTQEVNEKVGNGEKILNGGETFCITTAV